The nucleotide sequence TTATTTTTCTGGGAATATTTTTTTCCAGTGAAGCGCAGGTGCGCGACACCATCAGGATACCTGAAATACCCGGTTACAAGACCCTGAAGTACGATCCCCACATCCACACCGTGTTCTCAGACGGGACCGTCTGGCCCACCGTGAGGGTTCACGAAGCATGGAGGGAAGGACTTGATGCCATTTCAATAACCGACCATATAGAATACAGGCCCTTTCGCAATGATGTAATTTCTGACCACAACCGTGCTTACGAAATTGCAAAGCCGCTGGCCGATCAGATGGACATCATCCTTATTCATGGCACCGAGATCACCCGTGGCATGCCGCCGGGACATTTCAACGCCATATTCCTGGAAGATGCCAATCCGGTTGATGAAGAGGACTGGCGTGATGCGCTCAGGGCTGCAAAAGAGCAGGACGCCTTCATCTTCTGGAACCATCCCGGATGGGCGCGCCAGCAACCCGACACCACACTCTGGTGGGACGAGCACACCTGGCTGCTGGAGAACGGTATGCTCCATGGCATTGAGGTGGTGAACGGAGGGTCCTACTACCCCGAGGCCCATATGTGGTGCATTGAAAAGAACCTCACGATGATTGGCACAACCGACGTTCACGGCCCGATCAACCTCGATTACGACATTCACGGTGGAGAAAGACGTCCCATGACACTAGTTTTTGCAAAGGACAGGTCTGCCGAGGGGATCAGGGAGGCACTGTTTGCCGGCCGTACAGCGGTATATTTCGAAGACAGGCTTGTGGCCCCGGAGTGGATACTTGAGGCGTTGTTTGAAGAGATGCTCCAGGTGAGGTCGGTAACAAGGCACAGGGGAAGTTACAGCATAATGCTCTTCAACCCCACCGATATCCCCATGCAGATTTCAAAGGCACGCGGCAACGAGCCCGGCTTTGAATTCTTCAGGACAACGACCGTTCCGGCCGGCGGTTACCGGAGCGTTCCGGTATACATTGACAATGCAGCGGACTATGATCAGATCGAGCTGAAGCTGATTATCGACAACTTCATGGTTGAACCGGATAAAGGACTGCCGGTAACAATGACCTTCGTGCCGGATAACTTGTGATCTGCTGCCCTGGATTATTGCCTTTCGGCGGAAGTTAACGGCTCGGTTTTGTTAACCCGTTAACATTATTTAGGAAATAATGCCTGCGGTGAACGACTTCAGGTGAGCATAATTTGATAATTTGCCAGATCATTAAAATAATCAAACCTAAAAACCAGATATTATGGAGAGCAAGAACAAAACCAACCCTATCTCGCGTCGCAAATTCCTTGGAGGCGCTGCTGCCCTTGCAGGATTGACTTTCTTTCCCCGGGGACTTGCATATGCAAAAGGTCCGCTGCCATCTTTCAGCGCTCCGCAGGGCGGAGTTACCTTCGGGGTAATATCCTACAGCTACCGGAGCATTCCCCACGGAGCCAGGGCCATACTCGACTGGGCGCTTTATGCCGGACTCATATCTGTTGAGCTTATGGGAGGAGCTGTTGAAGAGTATGCCGGCGCACCGGTATATGATGGACCTGCTTTTGCCAGGGGGGTGCAGATGAACGAGCAGCAGAGGAACGAGATGATGGCCGCCAGACAGAGGCATGCCGAAGAGATGAAAAAATGGCGCCTTTCTGTTTCAATGGACAAGTTCAAAGAACTCAGGCATATGTACAACAACGCCGGTGTCAATATCGACATAACCAAGCTTGGCAACCCCAACTGGTCGGATGAAGAGATCGACTATGCATTCAACGTCGCTAAAACTTTAGGTTCCCGCGGCATCACTTTCGAAATAGGGATTGATGCTGCCAAAAGAATGGCACCCTTTGCAGAAAGACACAACATGTTTGCCATAATGCACAATCACGGCCAGCCAGGCCAGCCCGGATTCAGCTTCGAAGAACACCTCGCGTTCAGCAAGAACCTGATGCTTAACCTTGACGTAGGACATTACTGGGGAGCCACCGGTCAGCATCCGAACCACGTGATCGAAAAGTTCCATGACAGGATAATCAGCCTGCATATAAAAGACAAGACCGGACCAGACCAGGAGCCGCGCGACGCCAATATGCCATTCGGTGAAGGCAGCACACCTCTGGGAGATATTCTTCGTTTGCTCAGGGACAGGGGCTGGCCGATAACTGCCGACATTGAGCTCGAGTACACTATACCCGAAGGCAGCAATGCAGTGGATGAAGTGAAGAAGTGCGCTGATCACTGCAGGGGACTTATTGCTTAGTAGTTAAGTTATTGAGGCGGTTGACTGACACGCAATTATTTGATAAAATAAGGCTGATGTCAATCAATGCTACCGTCCCTGGTGTAGCTGATAATAATATATGTATTGAGATTATAACAATTTAAAAACCAGTTTAAAATGACAAAATCCAAACCAAAAACCAGACGTGAATTTATAGGCGATGCTGCCGCTCTCGGACTGGCCGGTGCTGTTGGCGCCGGTTATTTGCTTTCATCATGTGGTAGAAGGGAAAGATACCCTGCTCCGGTTTTTTATGACACTGCACCTGACGGGCCTGTACTGAAAGCGGGACTTATCGGCTGCGGGGGGCGCGGCACCGGCGCAGCTTTTAATTTTCTTAATTCCGGCCCCAACCTTCAGATAACGGCTCTTGGCGATGTTTTCCAGCACCGCATTGACGGATGCCGAAGGGCCTTGCGTGAACGTGCCGGGGTTGAAATTCCCGAAGAGAACTGTTTTGTCGGGTTTGATGCATACAAGAAGGTTATTGAATCTGATGTTGACGTTATTTTACATGTTACCCCCCAGCATTTCAGGCCGCAGCATTTTGAGGCAGCCGTTCAGGCCAGGAAGCACATTTTTATCGAGAAGCCTGGCGCGGTTGACCCTGTGGGTGTGCGCACGGTGATGGCTGCCGGCAGGATGGCTGAATCTGCAGGCCTGGTCGTCGTGGCGGGGACCAACTTCAGGCACCAGCGCGATTATCTGACTACACGCAACATGGTCCGGAATGGCGCTATAGGCGATCTGGTTTCTGCCAATGCATGGGATATCCGTGGTAAGATATGGCACGTTAACAGGCAGCCCGGTTGGAGTGATATGGAGGCGATGCTGAGGGACTGGATGAACTGGAACTGGCTTTCGGGGGGTGACAATGTTGATATAGCCGTACACCAGATCGATATGGTAAGCCTTTACTTTGGCAAGCATCCTGTGAAGGCTCTCGGATTTGGCGGAAGGCACCGCAGGCCTACCGGAAACATTTATGATTTTTACAGCGTCGAATATGAATTCGATGACGGCAGGATCTTCAATTGCAAGACAAGGTGCATTGACGGTTGTGATAACAAACACGGCTTTATGATCTTCGGCACCAAGGGTTACACCAACTGCCAGAACAGGATATGGGACAATGACGGTAATCTGATATGGGAGTATGAATATCCTCTTGATGAGGAGGGCAGGCCTACCAACAGGGTTGCAATATCATCATATGATGAGGAGCATATCAACTTTGTTACTGCTATCCGTACCAACACCCCGCTCAACCAGACGCATGATCTTGCCGCAGCTACCATGTGCGGTGTTATGGGTCGGGAGTCCGCCATTACCGGGCGTGTAGTGACCTGGGACGAGATGATGGCTTCAAACCTGAGGCT is from Marinilabiliales bacterium and encodes:
- a CDS encoding histidinol-phosphatase, producing MFLGIFFSSEAQVRDTIRIPEIPGYKTLKYDPHIHTVFSDGTVWPTVRVHEAWREGLDAISITDHIEYRPFRNDVISDHNRAYEIAKPLADQMDIILIHGTEITRGMPPGHFNAIFLEDANPVDEEDWRDALRAAKEQDAFIFWNHPGWARQQPDTTLWWDEHTWLLENGMLHGIEVVNGGSYYPEAHMWCIEKNLTMIGTTDVHGPINLDYDIHGGERRPMTLVFAKDRSAEGIREALFAGRTAVYFEDRLVAPEWILEALFEEMLQVRSVTRHRGSYSIMLFNPTDIPMQISKARGNEPGFEFFRTTTVPAGGYRSVPVYIDNAADYDQIELKLIIDNFMVEPDKGLPVTMTFVPDNL
- a CDS encoding sugar phosphate isomerase/epimerase; translated protein: MESKNKTNPISRRKFLGGAAALAGLTFFPRGLAYAKGPLPSFSAPQGGVTFGVISYSYRSIPHGARAILDWALYAGLISVELMGGAVEEYAGAPVYDGPAFARGVQMNEQQRNEMMAARQRHAEEMKKWRLSVSMDKFKELRHMYNNAGVNIDITKLGNPNWSDEEIDYAFNVAKTLGSRGITFEIGIDAAKRMAPFAERHNMFAIMHNHGQPGQPGFSFEEHLAFSKNLMLNLDVGHYWGATGQHPNHVIEKFHDRIISLHIKDKTGPDQEPRDANMPFGEGSTPLGDILRLLRDRGWPITADIELEYTIPEGSNAVDEVKKCADHCRGLIA
- a CDS encoding gfo/Idh/MocA family oxidoreductase encodes the protein MTKSKPKTRREFIGDAAALGLAGAVGAGYLLSSCGRRERYPAPVFYDTAPDGPVLKAGLIGCGGRGTGAAFNFLNSGPNLQITALGDVFQHRIDGCRRALRERAGVEIPEENCFVGFDAYKKVIESDVDVILHVTPQHFRPQHFEAAVQARKHIFIEKPGAVDPVGVRTVMAAGRMAESAGLVVVAGTNFRHQRDYLTTRNMVRNGAIGDLVSANAWDIRGKIWHVNRQPGWSDMEAMLRDWMNWNWLSGGDNVDIAVHQIDMVSLYFGKHPVKALGFGGRHRRPTGNIYDFYSVEYEFDDGRIFNCKTRCIDGCDNKHGFMIFGTKGYTNCQNRIWDNDGNLIWEYEYPLDEEGRPTNRVAISSYDEEHINFVTAIRTNTPLNQTHDLAAATMCGVMGRESAITGRVVTWDEMMASNLRLGPAEYAMGPVPEVDPELPIPGTASDI